The region CGAGGAGACAAGGAAAGGCTGGGGAGGCAGGGCCTCCCCAAGCCCCTCCGATCCTTGGGGTCAGGCGTGCTGGTCGGCGAAAGCTCGCGTGGCCTGGACCAGGGCAGCCCGCACCCCCGGCTCCAAGGCCGAATGGCCGGCATCGGGGACCATCACCAAGCGGCTGCCCGGCCAGGCGCGATGCAGGTCCCACGCCGACACAGGCGGGCAGACCACGTCGTAGCGGCCCTGGACGATGGTGCACGGCAGTCCCTTCACCCGATCGATGTCCTCCAGCAACTGGCCTTCGCGCAGAAAGCCCGCGTGGCGCATGTAGTGGCATTCGAGGCGAGCGAGCGCAAGGGCGGCACGGCCATCGCCCTCGTCACAAGGCCGCGGCCGCAAGCGGGCGCAGGCATCCTCGTAGCCGCTCCACACCCGGGCGGCCGGCAGGTGGACCAACGGATCAGGATCGGTCAGGCGGCGATAGTAGGCGCTCAGGGGATCATGGCGTTCGTCTTCGGGCAAAAAGCCAAAAAAGACATGGGCCGCCTCGGGAAAGAAGCGGCCCATACCGTTCAAGAACCAGTCCACCTCAAACGCCCGGAACAAAAACACCCCGCGCAGGATAAAGCCGAGACAACGCTCAGGATGCGCCTCGCCATAGGCCAACGCCAAGGTGCTCCCCCACGATCCGCCAAAGATCATCCAGCGTTCGACATCCAGGTAGTCCCGCAACAGCTCCATGTCGGCCACGAGGTCGGCCGTGGTGTTATCGGCAAGCTCGGCAAAAGGACGCGAGCGCCCGGCCCCGCGTTGATCCAGCAAAATGACCCGGTAACGCTGGGGATCAAAATAGCGGCGGCAAAAAGGGGCTGTCCCCGCCCCGGGTCCCCCATGCACAAACAACACCGGGATGCCGTCCGGGGCGCCGCTTTCTTCCCAATGCAGGACATGAGCGCCCCCCACCCGCAACCGCCCGGTGCGACGGGCCTCAATGGCGGGATACAGATCGGCCAGGGCATCCGGGATCACTGGGGAGTCGCCGGAATCGCCGTGCCGCTCAATGGAATGCTGTCTGTCGCCGCCTCTTGCCTCAGCCATGGAGTCCCCCGTGGTGGTCGTGCCAGATCCCGGAACCGGGGACACGGAATCGCTTCGTGACATCATGAGACCATTGGGCCTGACAATCCAGCCCCCGCCCCTAGGGAAACCGCGTCATCCGCGCCTCGGGGCACGCGCTGCCGCGAAACCCAAGTCGCGCGAAATAAGGGAGGTCGCGTCGCACAATCGCCTTCGAAGATTACAGGTCAGTGTTCCGCTTTTTATCAGTTAAAAACTTTGCCCCCTCTCCGCTTGCACTTTCCTTCTCTTGGTCCCAAATACCCAAGCAGAACACTCTTGCCCACGAAAGAAGCAGGTTGTGCCGAGGATGATGATGATTTAGTCTGGTTTATAGGAAAAAAAGGGCGACCTTAACGGGGATAATGCCCTTGGAACGGGGGGTTCCATGAATAAAATCGCATGGGTTGGGGCGGCGGAGGCCTTCCCCGCATCGTCACGAAGGACGATCGAGATGACTGCCTCAAGAGAGGACGGGGGCGCCAAGCCAGAGGACATTATTGTTCTGACGGCAGATGTTCGGGAAATGACACAGGATAAAATTGCCGAAATCCAGGCCGTCACAGGACGGACCCGCATCCTTGCCCTCAATGCCTTGATTGAAAGCGCCCGCGCCGGCGACAGTGGGCGGGGGTTCGCCGTGGTCGCCAACGAAGTCAAGGAAGTCTCCCGCGAGATCGCCGACATCGCCGGCGCTCTTGAGAGCGAACTCACCGCCAAAGTCGAAACCTTGGAGCGAATCGGCCGGCGCATCGTGGATCACGTGCGAGGCCAGCGCCTTGTCGATCTGGCACTAAACGCCGTCGAGCTGATCGACCGAAACTTGTATGAACGAACCTGCGATGTGCGCTGGTGGGCCACCGACTCCGCCGTCGTGGAGTGCCTCAGCAGCTCCTCCCCCGAAACCAGCCGCCACGCCAGCCGGCGCCTGGGCGTGATTCTGTCGGCCTATACCGTTTATCTCGACTTGTGGATCTGTGACCTGGAGGGGCGCATCGTGGCCTCGGGCCGCCCCGACCGCTACCCGGTGAGCGGACGCTCGGTGGCCGGCGAACGCTGGTTTCGCGAGGCCCTGCGCACCCCCTCGGGAAATGACTACGCGCTGGCCGATATCATTCCGGCACCCCTTCTGGACAACCAGCCCGTCGCCACCTATGCCGCGGCCATCCGCGAGGGGGGCGACGCCCGGGGCAGGGTCTTAGGGGTGCTGGGGATTCACTTCGACTGGGGTCCCCAGGCCCGCGCCATCGTCGAAGGCGTGCGCTTTGATCCGCGCGAACAGCGCTCGTCCCAGGCCCTTTTGCTCGATGCCAACGGCCGGATCCTCGCCGCCTCCAACGGCCAGGGCGTCTTGCAAGAGCGCTTTCCCCTCCAAACCCAAAACAAGCCCTTTGGTCACTATGTCCAAGACGACGGGACCGTGGTCGGCTTCCACCTCACCCCGGGCTACGAGACCTACAAGGGGCTCGGGTGGTACGGCTGCGTCGTGCAACGGCCGTTTTGAGGCGTGAAAGGCGGGGAGGGCCGAGCCTCCCCGGACCCCTCCCTGTTCCTGGCAGGGCGACGGCTCCTTTCCCCCCTTTTTCCTACGGTACCTTGTGACGTCGAACCCGGTTGCGGGACGTCGGGGCGTTGGACTACGGTTTGGTGAAAGTCACCGAATAGGGGCGGTGATCTCTCGTTTCTCCACCAAAACGATTGCGCCTGGGCCACTGGGCAAGGGGAAGTCTTAAGAGATGAAGCAGGTTGCATGGGTCGGACATGAAGAGACGGCGCTCTCCCTTGCCAAAGACGTGTCCGGCGCCAAAAGCCACGGCAGGTGAGACCGACGAGTCGGCAAACCATGCACAACCATCGCATCAATGCCCGCCGGCGCGGGCCGGGACGCCTCGCTGGCCCCTGTCGTTGCGACGGCAACGCCGCCCGGCGCCGCAGGGCGAGGACCAGGGGCTCCCGGGGCCAGGGGGGCCCCTGCCCCGCTCCCCGGTCGAGACGCAAGAAGCGTCCCCGGGGTCGGTGCCGGAGCCAAGCGCACCAAAGCCTGCCCGCCTTGAACACTGACCAAGGTCAAGGTCAAGGGCGTTCCCTGCGAAAGGGGAGAAGAGGTTTTCACCACCACCTCGCCCAACGAGGTGCCCAGCCGAACCTCCCCGCGAGTGGGTGAGGTGAGCACGCTCGCCTCGAGAACCGTGCCC is a window of Pararhodospirillum photometricum DSM 122 DNA encoding:
- the pip gene encoding prolyl aminopeptidase, with the protein product MMSRSDSVSPVPGSGTTTTGDSMAEARGGDRQHSIERHGDSGDSPVIPDALADLYPAIEARRTGRLRVGGAHVLHWEESGAPDGIPVLFVHGGPGAGTAPFCRRYFDPQRYRVILLDQRGAGRSRPFAELADNTTADLVADMELLRDYLDVERWMIFGGSWGSTLALAYGEAHPERCLGFILRGVFLFRAFEVDWFLNGMGRFFPEAAHVFFGFLPEDERHDPLSAYYRRLTDPDPLVHLPAARVWSGYEDACARLRPRPCDEGDGRAALALARLECHYMRHAGFLREGQLLEDIDRVKGLPCTIVQGRYDVVCPPVSAWDLHRAWPGSRLVMVPDAGHSALEPGVRAALVQATRAFADQHA
- a CDS encoding methyl-accepting chemotaxis protein, whose protein sequence is MTASREDGGAKPEDIIVLTADVREMTQDKIAEIQAVTGRTRILALNALIESARAGDSGRGFAVVANEVKEVSREIADIAGALESELTAKVETLERIGRRIVDHVRGQRLVDLALNAVELIDRNLYERTCDVRWWATDSAVVECLSSSSPETSRHASRRLGVILSAYTVYLDLWICDLEGRIVASGRPDRYPVSGRSVAGERWFREALRTPSGNDYALADIIPAPLLDNQPVATYAAAIREGGDARGRVLGVLGIHFDWGPQARAIVEGVRFDPREQRSSQALLLDANGRILAASNGQGVLQERFPLQTQNKPFGHYVQDDGTVVGFHLTPGYETYKGLGWYGCVVQRPF